TCAGGGCCATCCATGAAGAGCATGGTTCACCCAGAGCCCTGGTGGAGCCGGGTGGTTCCAGCTAAAGTGCTGAGACCGACTGTGAGCAGAAAGCAAGCGGCAGAGGCAGAGCTCAGCGGGGCTGCCTCAGGACCTGGGGCAGCTGGGGTCTGGTCTTCTGGTCCAGGTGACCCTGAGGACCCTGGGCTCTTCCCTCACACACACCACGCTGGCCTTGGGCAGGCGCAGGAAGGCAGCCCACAGGGTGCTGGGCGCTGCGGGCTGAGGCCAGATCTGCTGCACACCAAGGCAGCAGTGGCCCCGTGGAGCCACCCCGAGCTGGGTGACGCTCTCCCGGGCCTCAGACCTTACCCCCGCCTCTGGCTCCCAGCAGCAGCCTCCCGAGCGCCCCCTTCACCTCCTTGTTCCTGAGGGTGTAGATCAGGGGGTTGAGCAGCGGGGTGACCATGTTGTAGAAGAGCGTGAGGAACTTGCCCTGGTCCTGGGAGGAGTGCTTTCCGGGCTGCATGTACATGTAGATGATGTTCCCGTAGAAGAGCGAGACCACGGTgaggtgggagccacaggtgTTGAAGACTCTGTGCCTTCCTGAGGACGACTGGATTCTGCACACAGCCCTGACGATGTGGCCGTAGGAGCCCAGGATGAAGATCAGGGGGCACAGCACGATGCCCACGGCCAGGACGAAGACAGCGCCTTCCATGGCCACTGTGCTGACGCAGGCCATGCGGATCAGGGCCGGCATCTCACACAGGAAGTGGTCCACCTTGTTGTGCCCACAGCGGGGTAATCGCAGGGTCAGTGGGGACATGACCAGGGAGTTGGCCACCCCGCAGCCCCAGGCCGCCGACACCAAGCCCAGGCAGAGCCTGGGACTCATGATCACCGTGTAGTGCAGGGGCTTGCAGACGGCCACGAACCTGTCGTAGGCCATGGCGGCCAGCAGCAGGCACTCCACCCCACCCAGGCCCAGGAACAGGAAGAGCTGCACCCCGCAGCCCGCGGAGCTGATGGTCTTGTCGCGGCCACTCAGGTTGTAGAGCAGCTGGGGAATGGAGCTGGAGGTGAAGCCGAGGTCCAGGAAGGACAGgtggctgaggaagaagtacatgggcgtgcGGAGCCGGGGGTCCAGCCG
This DNA window, taken from Sciurus carolinensis chromosome 19 unlocalized genomic scaffold, mSciCar1.2 SUPER_34, whole genome shotgun sequence, encodes the following:
- the LOC124973403 gene encoding olfactory receptor 2W3-like isoform X1 codes for the protein MHTGLTRAWLGVHVPASVAVPPVWTPLLRSTEMDGTNSSSQGRFVLLGFSDRPHLEKVLFVVILVAYVLTLVGNSTIILVCRLDPRLRTPMYFFLSHLSFLDLGFTSSSIPQLLYNLSGRDKTISSAGCGVQLFLFLGLGGVECLLLAAMAYDRFVAVCKPLHYTVIMSPRLCLGLVSAAWGCGVANSLVMSPLTLRLPRCGHNKVDHFLCEMPALIRMACVSTVAMEGAVFVLAVGIVLCPLIFILGSYGHIVRAVCRIQSSSGRHRVFNTCGSHLTVVSLFYGNIIYMYMQPGKHSSQDQGKFLTLFYNMVTPLLNPLIYTLRNKEVKGALGRLLLGARGGGKV
- the LOC124973403 gene encoding olfactory receptor 2W3-like isoform X2, translating into MDGTNSSSQGRFVLLGFSDRPHLEKVLFVVILVAYVLTLVGNSTIILVCRLDPRLRTPMYFFLSHLSFLDLGFTSSSIPQLLYNLSGRDKTISSAGCGVQLFLFLGLGGVECLLLAAMAYDRFVAVCKPLHYTVIMSPRLCLGLVSAAWGCGVANSLVMSPLTLRLPRCGHNKVDHFLCEMPALIRMACVSTVAMEGAVFVLAVGIVLCPLIFILGSYGHIVRAVCRIQSSSGRHRVFNTCGSHLTVVSLFYGNIIYMYMQPGKHSSQDQGKFLTLFYNMVTPLLNPLIYTLRNKEVKGALGRLLLGARGGGKV